From the Lepidochelys kempii isolate rLepKem1 chromosome 2, rLepKem1.hap2, whole genome shotgun sequence genome, one window contains:
- the RPL7 gene encoding large ribosomal subunit protein uL30 — protein MMRMRALSFPVGIMAGEEGKKVPSVPESLLKKRKAFADIKAKRLKRLVVQKKLRKAQRKLIYTRAQAYHKEYRQMYRREIRMARMARKAGNYYVPAEPKLAFVIRIRGINGVSPKVRKVLQLLRLRQIFNGTFVKLNKASINMLRIVEPYIAWGYPNLKSVHELIYKRGYGKINRQRIALTDNSLIQRCLEKYGIICMEDVVHEIYTVGKNFKVVNNFLWPFKLSSPRGGMKKKTIHFVEGGDAGNREDQINRLIRRMN, from the exons ATGATGCGCATGCGCGCGCTCTCTTTTCCGGTGGGGATCATGGCGGGCGAAGA agGAAAGAAGGTGCCATCTGTTCCAGAAAGCCTTTTGAAAAAGCGAAAGGCTTTTGCTGACATAAAGGCCAAGCGTCTGAAGAGGCTAGTGGTTCAAAAGAag CTTCGTAAAGCGCAGAGAAAACTCATCTATACGAGAGCTCAGGCCTATCACAAGGAGTACAGGCAAATGTATAGACGTGAGATTCGTATGGCCCGAATGGCACGCAAAGCTGGCAATTACTATGTACCTGCTGAACCAAAACTGGCCTTTGTGATCAGGATCAGAGG TATCAATGGAGTTAGCCCGAAGGTCCGTAAGGTATTGCAGCTCCTTCGCCTCCGTCAGATTTTCAATGGCACATTTGTAAAACTCAACAAGGCTTCAATTAACATGCTGCGGATTGTTGAACCCTACATTGCATGGGG TTACCCCAATCTGAAATCTGTGCATGAACTGATCTACAAGCGTGGTTACGGCAAGATCAACAGGCAGCGCATTGCTCTGACTGACAATTCTCTGATTCAGCGGTGTCTTG AGAAATATGGCATCATCTGCATGGAAGATGTGGTCCATGAGATCTATACTGTTGGCAAGAACTTCAAAGTGGTGAACAACTTTCTGTGGCCCTTCAAGTTATCTTCTCCTCGAGGtggaatgaaaaagaaaactaTCCACTTTGTGGAAGGTGGAGATGCTGGCAACAGGGAAGATCAGATTAACAGGCTCATAAGGAGAATGAACTAA